TGATGGcagaaaaaagaggaagcaGCAAGTTTGAAAGCGTGGGAGGAAGTGTAATGAATTGCCATCATTATTGAATGATCGTGAGGACATTGTTGATGTGTCAGGGCAATAGAAGAATTGGGacctttaaataaatatttctattGGGAAATACGTGTGATAGCTCAACACTTCTTGTTACAGGTCATtgtaatgtttatttttcatatttttctaaacttgtaaatgaaaaaaaaaagttacatatTGGTGAAAGACACCTAAAGCATGTGGAAGAACAGAAGAGTATGTTACTGAAACAAGAATGTGCTCTGAGAGTGTCACGAGCTTTCTAGCATTTCTGAGCCCTCGGTCTGTACAAGTCTCCTCATCAGGGGACCCATCTGCCATGATCCAACCACTATACGTACTGTACTGCATGTTTCCTCTGGTCGCCTTTAATCATCGGCACTTCAATGTGAACTCTGCTCAACCTGATAATAATGGTCTTTTACAGCCTTACCGCTGTGTATGTCGTGTAAGTTGTGTTGATGAAAGCGAGCTGTATGTGTAGAAGATTAATTGTGTTACCTCTTGAATGTTATCTAAAAAGGTCATTGTGATATTGTCGAATACTCGATGGATGTGGTACAGATTTATAGTTTTTAATGAACTGCTTGTGGGATACTGAAGCTGCATTAACCACATCCCACTACTCTGTATAATGTAGGATAAATGCCTGTATCTGGGAAGCAGGTGCCTTTTTAATGCACTGTAGTattcttttgttgtttgtttttcttgtttttttgtgcatgtTAATAATTTTGGGAATCCAAAAGAACACTGTAGATGgtaacttggaaaaaaaatacacaagttGAGAGAACATGTTAGAATCACCAGCTACTAAAAATAtgtcacttttctttttgctttatcGAAGCAAAGCACAATTGGCATTgttagattttgtttttaaataaattaatgatagattaatgatggtgttgcCTTTTTATTTCTTCTATTATATCTAAAAAGCAGTTTATCAGTGGATTATTTTTCTGGTGTGTGAAAGGAGTAAAAGGTTATAGTTAACTAatgcttaaataaaaatgagttaGGAATGGTAACtacaatgaaaaattaaataagaaTAAACTATAGTCATGTTAAAGAGAGAATACACCATATTTCAGTTTCAAAGTTCAACAGGTCAATTatttaaatacaacctcagatgaacaacagcGTGACTTATTACACTGTGTATGAAACACTAAGTATATCCCATCACTCTGTAGCTTGTAGAACAAACTGTAGGTGGTAGGTTTTTGTTCATTACTGTACTTCTAACAGCTGCTTCTGACATCCCAATTTCTCTCTGCAAAACATTCATATCTTTCAGTTTTCTGTAGTATTTGGAGTGAACATAACTCACAGTATGTCCAAATAAGTAGAAGGCGATCAAATGATGCAAACACATTATTAGCACATTAGAgctaattttgtttatttatgtctAAAGAGATCAAACtgctaaataaatacattaaattcTCTGGTTGCAGATCTGGTAATGTGAGGACTTTTGATGCATCTGTCTGTTTGTATAGACGTCATTATGTGTCAGGCTGAAGGAGGAGGCAGGCTTGCTTTGTTGGGCCTGTGGGAGGATGCTAGGAGGATATATAGTGGACCGAGACCATGCGAAGCCTAGTGGCAATGAGGACCAAACAGAGACGAAAGGTGTGCGTTCTTCTACCGAACAAGCAGCACCTGGATTGTGCTGTCACGGTGAGTGACCACAGATCCTTTCTGTAGCATATTTTCTTGTTTGGTATTTCACTGTGACACGTCACATGGACACAGAAACCGAAATTACACTCGTTAAGATTGCATTGATCTGTCAGTGgggtatatttatttttaaaacagtgGAAGAGtattttattagaaaaaaatacatattagcAACAAAGCCAAAACACTGAAAGCATGGACTCTcaatatgttttatgttttctttcttcttcctgtGTGTTTATAGGTAAAAGCCAGAGGCCATGAGGTGTTGAACAGTGTGTTGAAGCATCTTGGTGTCAGTGATCTCCAAGTGTTTGGTCTGGCTGTTATGAAAGGTCAGTTAGTTTCTCTGCGGGAGTTCAGGagcaaatgttttttattcattaacTTTGGAACGCTGAGATTCTGGGAGGCTGCTGATAGTGAGTGAACCTGCTGTAACATATAATACATGGAAAGCCATCTCCTATCAGCTGTAAACAGCATTACTGAGCGCCGTCAAACATATGGTTTACAGGACAAATATGGCCAAAACTGAGTTACTTTACTTGAGCGTGCAAGTTATGTCGAATTTTTTCTTCCTATTTTTTCACTCTTTCCTGTACAGCATGAAGTGTTGTGACAGGAGTTAACCTGCCTCAACTGTTAATTTTGCCGCCCTACCAAGAAGTGTGAAATATGGTCAGTTTCATAGCTGTTCATAGATGCGGTTCTTTGATTAAGACAgttgcatttctttttaatgacagtggaaaaactgagacatattGTTAAAATTGCACTCATTATTTAAGACACATCAGCTTGTTTGTGATCCCATAAGtgtgaatgttttaaaaatgtatttgttcttCTTCAGAACAAACGCAATGGAAACAAAAGGCCTTTGTACTGATAGGTTGTTAGTcaatatttttacttttctggGCCACATGCTGTGAAACTGAGCCTGACATCTCTGATTgaatgtgtgctttttttttttcctttttttaagatAATGATTATCTGTTTCTTGATTTGGACCAAAAGCTGAGCAAGTACTTTGGGAAACGATGGAACAAAGGATCTTTAATGGTTagttttccatttctttttttggtgtagTGTTTGCACTGTTGAAACAGAAATCACCAGATTTACAAAAGGCTTCTGTGCTGTAATGGCAACACTGTGAAAGCTGAATTTAATGATGTCACTTCAAATTTCAGGTTTTCCTGGTTTTATTGGCAGTCATGATGATTTGCATATCAATGATCTCAAGCAGATCTTGTGGCTCATTGTTATGCACCGGTGCTGGTTTCAGTAGTTGTGCAACTTTGCTGTTTACAAGACTGGGGAAACCTGCGACAGATAAGACTGTATGAGTACTAAGATGTTTCTCCCAGTGAAAACACTGCATCCAGATAAAGTCCACCATTGGACTAACATGTCAAACATATTAGAAAGATCTGGCTTATTTTAAAAGTTCTTTTatgtctgtggggttttttttttttttaatgatttatcaTATTGGTCAAATATTAACTACACTGTCTAGTAGCAGAAACGATAAACTGAGTACTCTCTTTACTCATCCCACCTTTCCAGGTCCCATTTATCTTATTTCTAAGGGTCCAGTATTATGTAGAAAGTGGGCTGCTAATTTTGTAAGTTTGTTTTCCATTACCTTCTTTTTCTAAGATTAATAATTTCCACTATAAGTGTTGTTTAAGTTTGTGAAaatatttgtggaaaaactagACAGCTGACTCAACCTGACAGACTTCATaacaggaaaagaaaacctCCCTGTTTCTTGCAGGAGCACCACAGTGCAGCAGCTCTACTACACTGAGCTGAGGCAGAAGGTGCTGCGTTCACAGAGCCACCATCAGGAGGCTTTGTTCTTCCAGCTGGCAGCCTCTGCCCTCCAAGCTGACGTCGGCGATCTGGCACAGGGAGAGGAGACCGAGGAAGACGGAGAAGAGAAGAAGCAGGAGAGAAAACACAGATGCTACTTTCTCCCTGAAGATTACTTCCCCTCatgggtaaaaaaaagaaagaaaaagaagtgtagTCTAAccttgacagaaatactattatatatatatctctgtGTGTTCATCTTCTCAGCTCATAAAGCGCAGAGGGAGAGAGTATTTACTTCAGCACAGCCCAGTGCTGCATGGTGAGCTGAGGGGGGTGTCTCGCAGGCAAGCCATCCTGCACTTTATAAAGGAAGCCAACGGGCTGCAGGATGGACCTGTCACATTCTACAGGATGAGAGAGGTCACATATAT
The Oreochromis aureus strain Israel breed Guangdong linkage group 8, ZZ_aureus, whole genome shotgun sequence DNA segment above includes these coding regions:
- the LOC116327513 gene encoding FERM domain-containing protein 6-like isoform X1, giving the protein MRSLVAMRTKQRRKVCVLLPNKQHLDCAVTVKARGHEVLNSVLKHLGVSDLQVFGLAVMKDNDYLFLDLDQKLSKYFGKRWNKGSLMVPFILFLRVQYYVESGLLILSTTVQQLYYTELRQKVLRSQSHHQEALFFQLAASALQADVGDLAQGEETEEDGEEKKQERKHRCYFLPEDYFPSWLIKRRGREYLLQHSPVLHGELRGVSRRQAILHFIKEANGLQDGPVTFYRMREEEKQPRSLILLGVTVKGVHICQEVEGKQSLLYDFSWTGIDRFTFQGNRFEITAVGSLCLPKLVYYTKSAFHSKHILRHLRDSHQLHMNTRDAVSYIQQLENMGTKEAYICDTECLRKSLQCGNLTSSMSDCSDTLETATAWFKEEKEEDGGSTTESELWLDESEELFVDDPAEVSWLAELLHGVSVDAPLMLPSFCWAARSCIKANILLCDLQVLWKKTDEGMSVD
- the LOC116327513 gene encoding FERM domain-containing protein 6-like isoform X2; this translates as MRSLVAMRTKQRRKVCVLLPNKQHLDCAVTVKARGHEVLNSVLKHLGVSDLQVFGLAVMKDNDYLFLDLDQKLSKYFGKRWNKGSLMVPFILFLRVQYYVESGLLILSTTVQQLYYTELRQKVLRSQSHHQEALFFQLAASALQADVGDLAQGEETEEDGEEKKQERKHRCYFLPEDYFPSWLIKRRGREYLLQHSPVLHGELRGVSRRQAILHFIKEANGLQDGPVTFYRMREEEKQPRSLILLGVTVKGVHICQEVEGKQSLLYDFSWTGIDRFTFQGNRFEITAVGSLCLPKLVYYTKSAFHSKHILRHLRDSHQLHMNTRDAVSYIQQLENMGTKEAYICDTECLRKSLQCGNLTSSMSDCSDTLETATAWFKEEKEEDGGSTTESELWLDESEELFVDDPAEVSWLAELLHGVSVDAPLMLPSFCWAAVTMEMKQVLWKKTDEGMSVD
- the LOC116327513 gene encoding FERM domain-containing protein 6-like isoform X3, yielding MRSLVAMRTKQRRKVCVLLPNKQHLDCAVTVKARGHEVLNSVLKHLGVSDLQVFGLAVMKDNDYLFLDLDQKLSKYFGKRWNKGSLMVPFILFLRVQYYVESGLLILSTTVQQLYYTELRQKVLRSQSHHQEALFFQLAASALQADVGDLAQGEETEEDGEEKKQERKHRCYFLPEDYFPSWLIKRRGREYLLQHSPVLHGELRGVSRRQAILHFIKEANGLQDGPVTFYRMREEEKQPRSLILLGVTVKGVHICQEVEGKQSLLYDFSWTGIDRFTFQGNRFEITAVGSLCLPKLVYYTKSAFHSKHILRHLRDSHQLHMNTRDAVSYIQQLENMGTKEAYICDTECLRKSLQCGNLTSSMSDCSDTLETATAWFKEEKEEDGGSTTESELWLDESEELFVDDPAEVSWLAELLHGVSVDAPLMLPSFCWAGSVEEN